One genomic region from Jilunia laotingensis encodes:
- a CDS encoding HAD family hydrolase, with translation MKKLVIFDLDGTLLNTIADLAQSTNHALSRLGYPTHEVDKYNFMVGNGINKLFERALPEGEKSEENVLRVRNEFIPYYDVHNADESRPYPGIPDLLKQLQEKGIQVAVASNKYQAATEKLIRHYFPEIRFVAVFGQREGIKVKPDPTIVEDILQITSVEKKDVLYVGDSGVDMQTALNAGVTACGVTYGFRPRAELESFHPAYIVDRAEEILPIL, from the coding sequence ATGAAGAAACTTGTTATATTCGATTTGGACGGGACATTGCTGAATACGATTGCCGACCTCGCCCAAAGTACCAACCATGCCTTATCCCGTTTAGGGTATCCCACGCATGAAGTGGATAAGTACAATTTTATGGTAGGCAACGGGATCAATAAACTCTTTGAGCGCGCACTGCCCGAAGGAGAAAAGAGTGAAGAAAACGTGCTGCGTGTCCGTAATGAATTCATTCCCTACTACGATGTTCACAATGCGGACGAAAGCCGGCCTTATCCGGGTATTCCCGATTTGCTGAAACAATTGCAGGAAAAAGGGATTCAAGTTGCAGTGGCTTCCAACAAATACCAAGCGGCAACAGAAAAACTAATCCGCCATTACTTCCCGGAAATACGTTTCGTTGCCGTATTCGGTCAACGTGAAGGCATCAAGGTAAAACCCGACCCCACGATTGTAGAAGATATCTTGCAGATCACCTCCGTAGAAAAGAAAGACGTGCTTTATGTGGGCGACTCGGGAGTAGATATGCAAACCGCCTTGAATGCAGGAGTTACGGCCTGCGGAGTCACTTACGGTTTCCGCCCGCGTGCCGAATTGGAAAGTTTCCACCCGGCATACATTGTGGATCGCGCGGAAGAGATATTGCCCATCCTTTAA
- a CDS encoding serine hydrolase — MKKSLLFIVVLLMSGTMLAQNGGTKMKKYANQLPNGSRGDVQVAYQGKSIDQMIYEFMEEKGIPGMTLAIVQAPYIPRVVGYGLTDIENENLASVKTLWPIGPISQGFAAVAAMQLYEKGKLDIYMPIGKYLKDVPALWKDVTVFELMQHSTGIADYRDQKGFDASKPYTPEQLIATVEAIPLAFEPGTDVKQSATNFLLLASIVEAVAKMPYKDFVKKNQIDYLGLTETYFGEDLPKVKQEKVAVGNVHELFKHDKDYIDAAETSTGYQEKDGKLTAVAPLNGSAMKGFSDIWASAENVSHWDIALAGSVLIAKPENRALIYAPTKLVNGKVVPAMAGWQFYNHKGLMDIKGNAPGHSAFLSRFTDASELVCVTLLANKEGVDLTNLARRIAASFDGDKMGTGANDGLLYTYESQFSVPETMARLEKNIKAAGIPVFAKFDHGKNAEEVGLELRPNQVIVFGSPKVGTKLMQDNPSISIELPLKISVWEDKNGSVWLTFPQMAQLGTDYNMQGSPVIENMQGLLEKLVVKSGSAY; from the coding sequence ATGAAAAAGAGTTTATTATTTATTGTAGTATTGCTGATGTCGGGAACGATGTTGGCACAAAATGGAGGAACAAAAATGAAGAAGTATGCCAATCAGTTGCCAAACGGAAGTAGAGGTGATGTGCAGGTTGCCTATCAAGGTAAGTCCATCGACCAAATGATTTACGAATTTATGGAGGAAAAGGGTATTCCCGGTATGACACTTGCCATTGTGCAGGCTCCTTACATTCCGCGTGTCGTGGGATATGGGTTGACGGATATCGAAAATGAAAACTTGGCTTCTGTGAAGACCTTGTGGCCTATCGGGCCGATTTCGCAAGGATTTGCCGCTGTAGCCGCTATGCAACTCTATGAAAAAGGAAAGCTGGATATTTATATGCCCATCGGTAAATATTTGAAAGATGTTCCTGCCCTCTGGAAAGACGTTACCGTGTTCGAATTGATGCAGCATAGCACGGGTATTGCCGACTATCGTGATCAGAAAGGCTTTGATGCCTCAAAGCCCTATACCCCTGAACAGTTGATTGCTACCGTTGAGGCCATTCCATTGGCTTTTGAACCGGGTACGGATGTGAAACAAAGCGCAACAAACTTTTTATTGCTTGCCTCGATCGTCGAAGCTGTTGCCAAGATGCCATATAAAGACTTTGTGAAGAAAAACCAGATAGATTATCTCGGGTTGACCGAGACGTATTTCGGAGAAGATTTGCCGAAAGTCAAACAAGAAAAGGTTGCTGTCGGAAATGTCCACGAACTTTTCAAACATGATAAGGACTATATCGATGCAGCGGAAACTTCGACCGGTTATCAGGAGAAGGATGGAAAATTGACGGCAGTCGCTCCGTTGAATGGTTCGGCAATGAAAGGATTCTCTGATATATGGGCTTCGGCAGAAAATGTCAGCCATTGGGATATAGCCCTGGCAGGTAGTGTGTTGATAGCAAAACCTGAAAACCGGGCGTTGATTTATGCTCCCACCAAATTGGTTAACGGGAAGGTCGTGCCGGCCATGGCCGGATGGCAATTTTACAATCATAAAGGGTTGATGGATATTAAGGGAAACGCTCCCGGACATTCTGCTTTCCTTAGCCGCTTTACAGATGCCTCCGAATTAGTTTGTGTCACCTTACTTGCCAACAAGGAGGGAGTTGATCTGACGAATCTCGCCCGTAGGATTGCCGCGTCATTCGATGGGGATAAAATGGGAACCGGGGCAAACGACGGACTGCTATATACTTACGAAAGCCAGTTCAGTGTTCCGGAAACAATGGCAAGGCTGGAAAAGAATATAAAAGCCGCTGGTATTCCGGTGTTTGCCAAATTCGACCACGGGAAGAATGCCGAGGAGGTAGGATTGGAATTGCGTCCGAATCAGGTGATTGTTTTCGGCTCACCCAAGGTTGGAACGAAACTGATGCAGGATAATCCGAGCATTTCCATCGAATTGCCTCTTAAAATTTCCGTATGGGAAGATAAAAACGGCAGTGTATGGCTTACTTTCCCACAAATGGCCCAACTGGGCACGGATTACAATATGCAGGGCAGTCCGGTCATTGAAAATATGCAAGGCTTGCTTGAAAAGCTTGTTGTGAAGTCGGGAAGTGCTTACTAA
- a CDS encoding AraC family transcriptional regulator: MDYNLNTRLNGNVAMTTAFHENKALMQNKTLYKFIWVQEGTLAIEIDHVLMRLEKDEIISLTPLHHIDIKEVNGKYLSLVFNSNFYCIYGHDNEVSCNGFLFHGSSDIMRINLTPDQSKKLHSISDIFMDECVIKDNLQEEMLRIVLKRFIITCTRIARERFSISEEKEKSFDIVRQFYVLVDQHYKEKKQVQDYAELLYRSPKTISNLFAEYGLPTPLRIIHERVEAEAKRLLLYTNKSAKEISGILGFDDIAAFSRFFKKMTKESISEYRKREKQD; this comes from the coding sequence ATGGACTATAACCTGAATACCCGCCTCAACGGCAACGTGGCAATGACTACCGCCTTCCACGAAAACAAAGCGTTAATGCAGAACAAGACCCTATACAAGTTTATATGGGTACAAGAAGGAACCTTGGCAATCGAAATAGACCACGTTCTCATGCGGCTGGAAAAAGATGAAATCATCTCCTTAACCCCATTACACCATATAGATATAAAAGAGGTGAACGGAAAATACCTGAGCCTGGTATTCAACAGCAATTTCTATTGCATCTATGGGCACGACAATGAGGTTTCGTGCAACGGCTTCTTGTTTCACGGCTCTTCCGATATCATGCGAATAAATCTGACTCCGGACCAATCGAAGAAGCTACATAGCATTTCAGACATTTTCATGGATGAATGTGTCATCAAGGATAATCTCCAGGAAGAGATGTTGCGCATCGTCCTCAAACGGTTCATCATCACCTGCACACGCATTGCCCGTGAAAGATTCTCGATAAGTGAGGAGAAAGAAAAGAGCTTTGATATCGTACGCCAATTTTACGTATTGGTGGATCAGCATTATAAAGAGAAGAAGCAGGTGCAGGATTATGCGGAACTTTTATACCGTTCTCCCAAAACCATTTCCAATCTTTTTGCCGAATATGGATTACCCACCCCGTTACGAATCATCCACGAACGTGTAGAAGCTGAAGCAAAACGACTGCTTCTGTACACGAACAAAAGTGCTAAAGAAATCAGCGGCATTCTGGGGTTTGACGACATCGCGGCTTTCAGCCGTTTCTTCAAGAAAATGACAAAAGAGAGCATCTCTGAATACCGCAAAAGGGAAAAACAGGATTAA
- a CDS encoding FAD-dependent oxidoreductase, with translation MKEYDVIVIGFGKGGKTLAAEFAKRGQNVAIIERSDMMYGGTCINIGCIPTKTLVHQAKIAAGMREASFAEKDTFFRQAIAMKDAVTSALRNKNYHNLADHPNVTVYTGTGSFVSPDTVSVHTTNEDILLKSDNIIINTGAETVIPPIEGINGNPFVYTSTSIMELTSLPRRLVIVGGGYIGLEFASMFASFGSKVTVLESYPELIPREDRDIAASVKDALEKKGIEFRMNTKVQSIKHTGHEAIITVTDAQSDKESELEAEAVLLATGRKPNTEGLNAEAAGVKLNERGAVIVDEHLVTTNPHIRAVGDVKGGLQFTYISLDDYRIIREDMFGDKNRKTTDREPVSYAVFIDPPLSRIGLNETDALKQNRDIIVKKLPVTAIPRAKTLGETDGLLKAVIDKNTGKILGCTLFAPDSSEVINSVAIAMKTGQDYTFLRDFIFTHPSMSEALNDLFS, from the coding sequence ATGAAAGAGTATGATGTCATTGTTATCGGTTTTGGCAAAGGAGGTAAAACTCTTGCAGCCGAGTTCGCAAAACGTGGACAAAATGTCGCAATCATCGAACGATCGGACATGATGTATGGAGGTACATGTATCAATATCGGCTGCATTCCCACCAAAACATTGGTACACCAGGCGAAAATAGCTGCGGGGATGAGGGAAGCATCTTTTGCCGAGAAAGATACGTTTTTTCGTCAGGCCATAGCGATGAAAGACGCTGTGACAAGCGCATTGAGAAATAAAAACTACCATAATCTGGCAGATCATCCCAATGTTACAGTTTATACAGGCACGGGCTCTTTCGTTTCACCCGATACCGTGTCGGTACATACCACCAATGAAGACATTCTGCTCAAGTCAGATAACATCATAATCAACACAGGCGCAGAAACGGTTATTCCTCCAATCGAAGGAATCAATGGCAATCCTTTCGTATACACCAGTACATCGATTATGGAACTTACATCGCTCCCTCGTCGGCTGGTCATTGTCGGAGGCGGATATATCGGACTGGAATTTGCTTCCATGTTTGCATCCTTCGGCTCGAAAGTAACGGTTCTCGAAAGTTATCCCGAATTGATACCTCGCGAAGACAGAGATATAGCGGCAAGCGTAAAAGACGCTCTAGAGAAAAAAGGCATTGAATTCAGGATGAATACCAAGGTACAATCCATTAAGCATACGGGACATGAAGCAATAATCACCGTAACAGATGCCCAATCGGACAAAGAATCGGAACTGGAAGCAGAAGCCGTCCTATTGGCTACCGGACGCAAGCCTAACACCGAAGGCCTCAATGCAGAAGCCGCCGGAGTGAAGCTGAACGAACGGGGTGCTGTCATCGTGGACGAGCATTTAGTCACGACCAATCCTCATATCCGTGCCGTAGGAGATGTAAAAGGCGGTTTGCAATTTACTTACATTTCATTGGACGATTACCGGATCATCCGTGAGGATATGTTCGGAGATAAAAACCGGAAAACAACAGACCGCGAACCGGTCAGCTATGCCGTCTTTATTGATCCACCGTTATCAAGAATCGGTCTGAACGAAACGGACGCGCTAAAACAGAATCGGGATATTATCGTGAAGAAATTACCCGTCACGGCCATTCCAAGAGCAAAAACTTTGGGAGAGACCGACGGACTACTGAAGGCTGTGATTGATAAAAACACGGGGAAAATTCTCGGATGTACACTGTTTGCACCCGATTCAAGCGAAGTGATAAATTCGGTTGCCATCGCCATGAAGACCGGTCAGGATTATACATTCCTGCGTGATTTCATTTTCACACACCCCAGTATGAGTGAAGCATTGAACGACCTGTTCTCATAA
- a CDS encoding SEL1-like repeat protein, with product METVKDLYEKLLKLVKASGKPAEEWFKQYNHDILMIPEKWWESLAVCEYALDNLADKRKTAEFFRLIFSAYDCNVEVDLNEEDYAFWWEKVQETCDRVAEFDGVGWSQKGSQYAEARYGVRNINLLLPYYEKAAEMGDTEAQATVAYWHYIGYLCKEDHEEAERLFEQITSPEGLLWKKFYRACMESISGNPDKAMTLRQELLQELPEGAKMRANIYAAIGDDLNYDNTKITEQATWYEKALQVVPNFYVQKHLAILYFRYPELGKKPEDALRLWEGAWHAGVWSAANFLGYNYQDDPWTNYPKAIEWLEKGMLYCESYSAYELALIYLYNENYQNIERGLYCLQRCVEDGYAQGIVSLAMVYFNGELVEKNVERSHELLLKASELGSGEAAYRIGWMYENSIFTEAPDYQKAFEYFEKAAEREDTSGLCRAALYLANGYAGVTDPVKSKEYYEKAAEQNAPYALVELGFLQENEQSYQQAFELFKKAAVQEYPYGMFRVGYYLSEGILGDAQPEEGAKWYTKAAEAGDSDAMFFLGKCYKVGYGIEENPDKALEWFQKGAEENEPRCITELGLAYENGIGVEENPHKAVEFMKRAADMNYSYAQFKMGDYYFYGYGPCMEDNKQAVEWYEKAEANNNPLAMLRLGDYYLYDYDKLNESEKAIDYYQKAAKQEYYNEGIGICYEMGIGVEENETEAFRYYTLAADGGNTMGMYRTALCYYNGVGVKQNLQEAFRWFNDAAGRENIHSYYYMGKMLMYGEGCTPDPEIAVQWLKKAADLNSDKAQFELGNAYLTGTGVDENDDMAMEWFEKAAENGNEKALKITGRRKR from the coding sequence ATGGAAACAGTAAAAGACCTATATGAAAAACTTCTAAAGCTAGTAAAAGCGTCCGGAAAACCGGCAGAAGAATGGTTTAAGCAATACAATCATGACATACTAATGATTCCGGAAAAATGGTGGGAATCACTTGCTGTCTGCGAATATGCCTTAGACAACCTCGCGGATAAACGAAAGACAGCAGAATTCTTCCGACTCATATTCAGTGCCTACGATTGCAATGTAGAAGTAGACCTTAACGAAGAAGATTATGCTTTTTGGTGGGAAAAAGTACAAGAAACCTGTGACCGGGTAGCGGAATTTGACGGAGTAGGATGGTCACAGAAAGGTTCGCAATATGCAGAAGCACGGTATGGAGTACGAAACATCAACCTGCTGCTACCTTATTATGAAAAGGCAGCAGAAATGGGTGATACGGAGGCACAAGCCACTGTAGCCTACTGGCACTATATCGGTTATCTGTGCAAAGAAGATCATGAAGAAGCCGAACGGCTTTTCGAACAGATAACCTCTCCCGAAGGTCTCTTATGGAAGAAGTTCTACCGTGCCTGCATGGAAAGCATTTCCGGCAACCCCGACAAAGCCATGACTTTAAGACAAGAGTTATTGCAAGAATTGCCGGAGGGAGCCAAAATGAGAGCTAATATATATGCAGCTATCGGAGATGACCTGAATTATGACAATACGAAGATCACCGAACAAGCAACCTGGTATGAAAAGGCATTGCAGGTGGTCCCCAATTTCTATGTGCAGAAACATTTGGCAATACTTTATTTCCGCTATCCCGAATTGGGCAAGAAGCCGGAAGACGCCTTGAGACTTTGGGAAGGGGCCTGGCATGCAGGAGTATGGTCAGCGGCCAACTTTCTGGGCTATAATTATCAAGACGATCCATGGACGAATTATCCGAAAGCTATCGAGTGGCTGGAAAAAGGAATGTTGTACTGCGAATCTTACAGTGCTTATGAATTGGCATTAATCTATCTTTATAATGAGAACTACCAAAACATAGAAAGAGGATTGTATTGTCTGCAACGCTGTGTGGAAGATGGCTATGCACAAGGCATTGTTAGTCTCGCGATGGTCTATTTCAATGGCGAGCTGGTGGAAAAGAACGTCGAGCGTTCTCATGAGTTACTGCTCAAAGCTTCAGAACTCGGTTCGGGAGAAGCAGCCTACCGTATCGGATGGATGTACGAAAACTCCATCTTCACCGAAGCCCCCGATTACCAAAAAGCATTTGAATATTTCGAAAAGGCAGCAGAAAGAGAAGATACCAGCGGCCTTTGCCGTGCCGCCCTTTACTTGGCGAATGGCTATGCCGGTGTAACCGATCCGGTCAAATCAAAAGAATATTATGAAAAGGCCGCTGAACAAAATGCTCCTTATGCACTGGTGGAATTGGGATTTCTCCAGGAAAATGAACAAAGTTACCAACAGGCTTTCGAGTTATTCAAGAAGGCAGCAGTACAGGAATATCCGTATGGCATGTTTCGCGTAGGTTATTACTTAAGTGAAGGCATTCTGGGTGATGCCCAACCGGAAGAGGGAGCGAAATGGTATACGAAAGCAGCGGAAGCCGGTGATTCGGATGCCATGTTTTTCCTCGGAAAGTGTTATAAAGTCGGTTATGGCATAGAAGAAAATCCCGATAAAGCTTTGGAATGGTTCCAGAAAGGAGCGGAAGAAAATGAGCCGCGTTGTATCACAGAATTAGGATTGGCATATGAAAACGGTATCGGAGTTGAAGAGAATCCGCACAAAGCCGTGGAATTTATGAAAAGAGCCGCTGATATGAATTACAGCTACGCCCAATTCAAAATGGGAGACTATTATTTCTACGGATATGGACCTTGCATGGAAGATAACAAACAAGCGGTAGAATGGTATGAAAAAGCCGAAGCTAATAACAATCCTCTTGCCATGCTCCGTTTGGGGGACTATTATCTCTACGATTATGACAAACTGAATGAAAGTGAAAAAGCCATCGATTATTACCAGAAAGCTGCCAAACAGGAATATTACAACGAAGGCATAGGCATATGCTATGAAATGGGTATCGGTGTCGAAGAGAATGAAACTGAAGCATTCAGATATTATACATTGGCTGCCGATGGCGGGAATACAATGGGAATGTACCGTACCGCTCTCTGCTACTATAATGGTGTGGGGGTAAAACAAAATCTGCAAGAAGCTTTCCGTTGGTTTAACGATGCCGCTGGACGGGAAAACATTCATTCTTACTATTACATGGGCAAAATGTTGATGTATGGTGAAGGTTGTACTCCCGATCCGGAAATCGCTGTACAATGGTTAAAAAAAGCAGCCGACCTCAATAGCGATAAAGCACAATTCGAATTGGGAAATGCCTATCTGACCGGTACCGGTGTGGATGAAAACGACGACATGGCCATGGAATGGTTTGAAAAGGCCGCTGAAAACGGCAATGAAAAAGCATTGAAAATCACAGGAAGAAGAAAACGATGA
- a CDS encoding HSP90 family protein has product MREGENNNLFQVNLKGMIALLSEHIYSNPNTFVRELLQNCTDAITALRNIDEEYAGRIDVFLREDGSMVFQDNGIGLKEEEVYRFLTIIGESSKRETPDANDFIGRFGIGLLSCFVVTNEITVESRSAMGKQPVRWCGKVDGTYQTTLPEEEWPIGSRVILVPKKEWTHLFEYETFKKILRNYGQILPYSIYLHHQDEEELVNTPSPVWLDSKATRNELLEHGKKVFQSSALDAFRIHTENGKVNGVFYILPFRTQFSTGNSHKVYLKRMLLSENDCNLLPSWAFFIRCLVNADGLVSTASRESFVNNDLLKDTRKEIGVAIKEYLKRLVENDRETFNRILDVHFFHIKAIASEDNELLRLFIDYLPFETSKGTRSFGNIRSTESTIRYTRNLEDFRQVRRIAGAQGWMIVNAAYTFDESLLKKASLLFPELTLEAVSPARILEQFTEVVATEEHKTFEKQASELLKSFGCICRLKHFTPVDTPVIFVAEEKETQTKAANNPLLGVLGSITTQKQIPPTLTFNADNEMIQMLLRIKSDNKLFKHIVHILYVQALMQGRYPVNNEEMNLFNRSLCELMSAKMNDFINFLN; this is encoded by the coding sequence ATGAGAGAAGGAGAAAACAATAATCTGTTTCAGGTCAATCTAAAAGGGATGATTGCCCTGCTGTCAGAACATATATATAGTAACCCTAACACTTTTGTCCGCGAACTTTTGCAGAACTGTACAGATGCGATTACCGCCCTGCGCAACATCGATGAAGAATATGCAGGACGTATCGATGTATTCCTCCGGGAAGACGGTTCGATGGTCTTTCAGGACAATGGCATCGGGCTGAAAGAAGAGGAAGTGTACCGCTTCCTGACCATTATCGGTGAAAGTTCCAAACGTGAAACACCGGACGCCAACGATTTTATCGGACGTTTCGGGATCGGGCTCTTGTCATGTTTCGTAGTCACCAATGAAATTACGGTGGAAAGCCGTTCGGCAATGGGCAAACAGCCTGTTCGATGGTGCGGTAAAGTGGACGGAACCTACCAGACAACACTTCCTGAAGAAGAGTGGCCCATCGGTTCACGCGTGATATTGGTTCCGAAAAAGGAGTGGACTCACCTTTTCGAATATGAAACATTCAAGAAGATCCTTCGTAACTATGGTCAAATACTCCCCTATTCCATTTATTTGCACCATCAGGATGAAGAAGAGCTGGTGAATACTCCTTCTCCGGTCTGGCTCGATTCGAAAGCAACGCGGAACGAGTTGCTTGAACATGGTAAGAAAGTATTTCAGTCATCTGCTCTCGATGCTTTCCGCATTCACACGGAAAATGGTAAAGTAAACGGTGTGTTTTATATTCTTCCGTTCCGAACCCAGTTTTCAACAGGAAATTCACACAAAGTCTATCTTAAACGAATGTTGCTCAGCGAAAATGATTGCAACCTTCTCCCCTCTTGGGCTTTCTTCATTCGTTGTCTGGTCAATGCCGACGGATTGGTCTCTACTGCTTCCAGAGAATCTTTTGTAAACAACGATCTGTTGAAAGATACCCGTAAAGAAATCGGAGTTGCCATTAAAGAATACCTGAAAAGGCTGGTGGAAAACGACCGTGAAACATTCAATAGAATCCTGGATGTCCACTTTTTCCATATCAAAGCCATAGCATCCGAAGACAATGAACTGCTTCGGCTCTTCATCGATTATCTTCCGTTCGAGACAAGCAAAGGCACACGCAGTTTCGGCAATATCCGTTCTACGGAAAGCACAATCCGGTATACCCGCAATTTGGAAGACTTCCGCCAGGTACGCCGCATAGCCGGTGCGCAAGGATGGATGATTGTCAATGCTGCCTACACCTTCGACGAGTCGTTATTAAAGAAAGCATCTCTCCTTTTTCCCGAATTGACACTGGAAGCCGTTTCCCCTGCCCGTATTCTCGAACAATTCACTGAAGTGGTTGCTACGGAAGAACATAAAACGTTTGAAAAACAAGCCAGCGAACTATTGAAAAGTTTCGGTTGCATCTGCCGTCTGAAGCATTTTACTCCGGTAGATACTCCCGTCATCTTCGTTGCCGAAGAGAAAGAGACCCAAACGAAAGCCGCCAATAATCCGTTACTCGGTGTACTCGGGAGTATCACTACACAAAAGCAGATTCCGCCTACACTGACATTCAATGCCGACAACGAAATGATACAAATGCTATTAAGAATAAAGTCCGATAATAAACTATTCAAGCACATTGTACACATCCTCTATGTCCAGGCACTGATGCAAGGGCGTTATCCGGTAAACAATGAAGAGATGAACCTTTTCAATCGTTCGCTTTGCGAACTGATGTCTGCCAAAATGAATGATTTTATTAACTTCCTCAATTAA
- a CDS encoding tetratricopeptide repeat protein, translating into MKYTLEIQKRLIKVENGNLSPREKASLLREAIRIADENDDVEWAVEMRLDLIYELNQFSQDEEEIAVFSQILNDYENHKDLINEDDILWKYKWIWGSAFDLPEVPTSQLDAIAEDFKTRILRNGYSARCYYHMLSVQNTRMRQYEKAKEYADKMLEERQDDMDCDACELNFLLDYYLETGQFEEAYHRAQPLINRQVTCYEANLRAYLKLAYYAQKEGKTDIAVDMCSRAEEALVGREKHEYLILYLGNFITYYFMTNPQRGWEYLERCIPWNEVTSKYKKYRFGCDMTEALKYESRPEVKLELPIDFPLYNEKGIYKVAQLRDYFYHQAEELALKFDARNGNNGYMERLKLSLG; encoded by the coding sequence ATGAAGTATACACTTGAAATACAAAAAAGACTGATCAAAGTGGAGAACGGCAACCTTTCTCCACGAGAAAAAGCTTCTTTACTTAGAGAAGCTATCCGCATAGCCGATGAAAACGATGACGTGGAGTGGGCTGTCGAAATGCGCCTCGATCTGATCTATGAGTTGAACCAGTTTTCTCAAGATGAAGAAGAAATTGCGGTATTTTCTCAAATATTGAACGATTATGAGAACCACAAAGACCTCATCAATGAAGACGATATTCTGTGGAAGTATAAATGGATATGGGGCTCGGCTTTTGACTTACCTGAAGTTCCTACATCCCAACTCGATGCTATTGCGGAGGATTTTAAGACCCGAATCCTACGTAACGGCTATTCCGCCCGTTGCTACTATCACATGCTGTCAGTACAAAACACACGGATGCGCCAATATGAGAAAGCTAAAGAGTATGCCGACAAAATGCTGGAAGAACGACAGGATGACATGGATTGTGACGCTTGTGAATTAAACTTCCTGTTGGATTATTATTTGGAGACCGGTCAATTTGAAGAAGCTTACCACCGGGCTCAACCACTTATTAACAGGCAAGTCACTTGTTATGAAGCCAATTTACGAGCTTATCTCAAACTGGCATACTATGCACAGAAAGAAGGAAAGACAGATATAGCGGTCGATATGTGTTCACGTGCCGAGGAGGCTTTGGTCGGTCGTGAAAAGCATGAATACCTGATACTTTATCTGGGAAATTTCATTACCTATTATTTCATGACCAATCCGCAACGTGGTTGGGAATACTTAGAGCGTTGTATTCCTTGGAACGAGGTAACGAGTAAATATAAGAAATACCGGTTCGGTTGTGACATGACCGAAGCATTGAAATATGAATCACGGCCTGAAGTGAAATTGGAATTACCAATAGATTTCCCATTATATAATGAAAAGGGCATTTATAAAGTGGCTCAACTAAGAGATTATTTCTACCATCAAGCTGAAGAACTGGCATTGAAATTCGATGCGCGCAACGGTAACAATGGTTACATGGAAAGATTAAAACTATCCCTCGGGTAA